The following nucleotide sequence is from Thermococcus sp..
GAAATACCCGAGCTGAAAAAACCTATGAGGAGCCCTATTATTGGAGTTGTTAGCAGGAGCGCCAGGATTTCCTCGAGGAGCTCTTTCGAGAGATAGTTCTCAATCTCACCGAGGTTGAGCTTCGTTGAGGTCTTCGCAGCTACGATTGAGCCGTAGTTACCGAAGGAGCTGAGTATAGATGGATAAGCGAAGCCGAGGATTACGCTCGAAGCTATCAGCCCGCTGAAGCGCTCTAAGGTGAAGCCAGAAACGAGGCTCAGCATTGCCAAGGCCGTTATCGTCGTGAAGAGTTGTCTATACTCCCTGAACTTGGCGGGACCAACGCGCGAAACTGCCAAAAGGAAAAACAGCATGACAATCAAAAAGCCGTTCAAAGCCCAGAACTCCCTCACATCCCTCTCAAGAAGGAGGATGAACCCCACGAGCGTTGGAATTGTGAGGAGGTCGCCCATTGACGCGACCAATGGTGCTACAAGGCTGTCGGGGTCAACGTCGCGCCTGAAGGCAAATATTGTTATTCCGGCTGTGAAATAGCCAAGGATTAAAGAGACCAGTATCGTTGAGCCGATGACTATGAAGAGAATTTCGATTGCGTGATAACGAACGCCCCTGATTACACCGATTGCCCAGAGGAGGCTCACGGGAATTAGAGAGATGAGCATCGCTATGACGACGTTTTCAAGGACCTTTCTATCTTTAACAGAGGGTTTGAGTCCACCAAGGTAAAGCATCGTTGAAAAGCGCGAGGCCATCGAGCTGAAGACGTTCCCCCTAAGGCCCATCATTCCCGGCAGGATAATAAGCAGTCCCGGGTAATCACGCCTTATTCTGTCGAGGTACTTTCCGAGAAAGGTCCCACCGAAGAAACCTATGACTAACGAGACTATCAGCGAAGGAAGGGACACCTTAAAGGCACTTTGAACCTTGTCATCAAACGACATCTAAGAGAGCTTGAGTGGAATAATTTAAACGTTTGGCCGAAAAGTTAAATAGGCGTTCACCCAAGTTAAGCCCGGTGAAGAAGGGGTGGAAGAATGGGACGAAGTTGAGGTTCCCAAGAACGTTAAAGATATTTTTGTTGAGATGAAAAATACCGCAGAACTTATGATTGATTTGGCCTACTCGGCGGTTCTCTTCAGGGAAAAGGAAATGGCGGAGGAAGTCTTAGAGCTCGAAGAGTACCTAGATATACTCAACTACAACCTCACAGTCAGGGCCGTTCTTGCGGCGAGGAACATGAAGGAGGCGGAGCAGATAACGTCAATACTCCAGATGGCCCGTTCGATAGATGACATCTCCGATGCTGCCGGGGATTTGGCAAAGATGGTTCTTGAGGAAAAGCTTCACCCCCTGGTTACGGAGGTAATCCTTGAGAGCGAGGAAACGATAGGGAAAATCGTCGTCTCCCCGGAGTCAATCCTTGTGGGCAAGACCCTTGAGGAGCTCGACTTGGCAACGAACACCGGAGTCAGAATAATAGCAATAAGACGCGGAAAGCGCTGGATTTTTGACCCGGACGAAGACACGAAGATATTCCCCAATGACATCCTCATCGGCAGGGGGACGAGAACGGCCCTTGATTACCTGAAGGAGATAGCGAGGGGGAACATCAAGGTGATGCCCAATGAATGAGTTCGACGAGATTAGGAACTGCCTCGTTGAGATGAAGGATTTGTCCGCGTTGATGATTGACCTTGCGTTTTCATCGGTTATGTACGATAGCGAGGACATAGCGGAGGAGGTTTATCTACTTGAGGAGAAGATGGACGACCTGACTTTAAAGGTCAAGAAGCTCACCCTCCGCCTCGCAAAGAAGGAGGAAGACCCTGAAAGCCTGCTGAGTATCATAGATTTGGCGGACATAAACGAGCGCATAAGTGACGCCGCTTACGGCATAGCGGACATAATACTCCGCGACATCGAGCCCCACCCGATAATCAGGAAGATAATGGAGGACACTGAGGAGGAGCTTGGGAGAGTTACCGTTAGGCCCGGTTCGGTTCTCATCGGGAAGACCCTGGAACAGCTTAAACTACCAAGCAAGATTGGAACGAGGATTCTGGCCATAAAGCGTGGTGAAAGGTACATATACAACCCGGGAAGAAAAGACACCATCGAAGAAGGGGACGTTTTAATAGCGGTGAGCTCCGACATGGATAAGCTCAGGAAGCTGGCAGGGGAAGAGGTTGGCGAGGAATGAGTTTCATTTTAT
It contains:
- a CDS encoding TrkA C-terminal domain-containing protein; translation: MNEFDEIRNCLVEMKDLSALMIDLAFSSVMYDSEDIAEEVYLLEEKMDDLTLKVKKLTLRLAKKEEDPESLLSIIDLADINERISDAAYGIADIILRDIEPHPIIRKIMEDTEEELGRVTVRPGSVLIGKTLEQLKLPSKIGTRILAIKRGERYIYNPGRKDTIEEGDVLIAVSSDMDKLRKLAGEEVGEE
- a CDS encoding TrkA C-terminal domain-containing protein, with the protein product MEEWDEVEVPKNVKDIFVEMKNTAELMIDLAYSAVLFREKEMAEEVLELEEYLDILNYNLTVRAVLAARNMKEAEQITSILQMARSIDDISDAAGDLAKMVLEEKLHPLVTEVILESEETIGKIVVSPESILVGKTLEELDLATNTGVRIIAIRRGKRWIFDPDEDTKIFPNDILIGRGTRTALDYLKEIARGNIKVMPNE
- a CDS encoding magnesium transporter; translation: MSFDDKVQSAFKVSLPSLIVSLVIGFFGGTFLGKYLDRIRRDYPGLLIILPGMMGLRGNVFSSMASRFSTMLYLGGLKPSVKDRKVLENVVIAMLISLIPVSLLWAIGVIRGVRYHAIEILFIVIGSTILVSLILGYFTAGITIFAFRRDVDPDSLVAPLVASMGDLLTIPTLVGFILLLERDVREFWALNGFLIVMLFFLLAVSRVGPAKFREYRQLFTTITALAMLSLVSGFTLERFSGLIASSVILGFAYPSILSSFGNYGSIVAAKTSTKLNLGEIENYLSKELLEEILALLLTTPIIGLLIGFFSSGISYLLLGVKPGIPLQLVLTYPFMALFIMLYAYSISYVLFQHNIDPDSVAIPLIANNSDIFGTIYVVAIAGLMVGA